From Longimicrobiaceae bacterium, the proteins below share one genomic window:
- a CDS encoding DegT/DnrJ/EryC1/StrS family aminotransferase encodes MQVPLLDLTRQYQTIAAQIDQAISGVVKSQHFILGPRVEAFERQVEETLGVHHAVGCASGTDALLLSLRALDVKPGDEVVTTPFTFFATAGAIHNVGARPVFADIQPDTFNLDPEAAAAAVTSATRAMIPVHLFGQMADMTAFRSLADRAGIGLIEDAAQAIGARQRRPDGSWITAGTLGDACAFSFFPSKNLGGFGDGGMIVTPRQEVAERLKRLRVHGGRQMYHHEEVGYNSRLDALQAAVLAVKLPSLQAWSEARRRNAQFYDEALAGLEGVRTPTVRPENEAIYNQYTIRVLDGRRDALVAHLRERGVGSAIYYPLPLHLQECFAYLGHREGEFPHAEQASREVLSLPVFPELREEEREYVADSIRSFFGA; translated from the coding sequence ATGCAAGTTCCGTTGCTGGACCTGACGCGGCAGTACCAGACGATCGCTGCGCAGATCGACCAGGCGATCTCGGGGGTGGTGAAGTCCCAGCACTTCATCCTCGGGCCGCGGGTGGAGGCCTTTGAGCGGCAGGTGGAGGAGACCCTGGGAGTGCACCACGCGGTGGGGTGCGCGAGCGGCACCGACGCGCTGCTGCTGTCGCTGCGGGCGCTGGACGTGAAGCCGGGGGACGAGGTGGTGACCACGCCTTTCACCTTCTTCGCCACTGCCGGCGCGATCCACAACGTGGGCGCGCGGCCGGTATTTGCCGACATCCAGCCGGACACCTTCAACCTGGACCCCGAGGCGGCCGCCGCCGCGGTGACCTCCGCGACCCGGGCGATGATCCCGGTGCACCTGTTCGGGCAGATGGCGGACATGACCGCCTTCCGTTCGCTCGCCGATCGGGCTGGCATCGGCCTGATCGAGGATGCCGCGCAGGCCATCGGGGCGCGTCAGCGCCGCCCCGACGGGAGCTGGATCACCGCCGGTACCCTCGGCGACGCTTGCGCTTTCTCCTTCTTTCCCTCGAAGAACCTCGGCGGGTTCGGCGACGGGGGGATGATCGTCACGCCCCGCCAGGAGGTGGCGGAACGCCTCAAGCGTCTCCGCGTTCACGGGGGGCGGCAGATGTACCACCACGAGGAGGTCGGCTACAACTCCCGGCTCGACGCCCTCCAGGCCGCCGTCCTCGCGGTCAAGCTGCCCTCGCTGCAGGCCTGGAGCGAGGCGCGACGCCGCAACGCGCAGTTCTACGACGAAGCTCTAGCCGGGCTCGAGGGCGTCCGGACGCCGACCGTGCGCCCAGAGAACGAGGCGATCTACAACCAGTACACCATCCGGGTGCTCGACGGGCGTCGCGACGCGCTCGTCGCACACCTGCGCGAACGGGGTGTGGGGTCGGCGATCTACTACCCGCTCCCCCTCCACCTGCAGGAATGCTTCGCCTACCTGGGTCACCGCGAAGGGGAGTTCCCCCACGCCGAGCAGGCGAGCCGCGAGGTATTGTCGCTTCCGGTCTTCCCCGAGCTGAGGGAAGAGGAGCGGGAGTACGTCGCGGATTCGATCCGAAGCTTCTTCGGCGCCTGA
- a CDS encoding glycosyltransferase family 9 protein produces MSRSGSDSLAIAELAGKRICLVLLTGLGDVVMGLPVANALKRHVPGVHVTWVAEPMPAGVLRGHPAVDRIVVYEKKKGVRGLLGLREALKGGEFDLTLNLNYYFKSIWPVLLSRAPRRIGFDRGRSRDGTWLAVNEHLAPRPRSHTVDMFLEFLDHLGVPRNPIEWRLELTSEERRAQASFFERFNGDPVAALVPASANSRKDWFPDRFARVAEGLREDFGYHVLLVGGPGERETNIAQEIESTARTEVVWALGDGVRRLVWLLAGSDLVIAPDTGPVHIARALDVPVIGLYGHTNPWRVGPYRRFEDLWIDEYTDPGEAPDPSRFDPKQERMERIRPEDVLERVERARERYPRTVKR; encoded by the coding sequence ATGAGCCGGAGCGGCAGCGACTCCTTGGCCATTGCTGAGCTCGCGGGGAAGCGGATCTGCCTGGTCCTCCTCACCGGGCTCGGCGACGTCGTCATGGGCCTACCGGTGGCGAACGCCCTGAAACGCCACGTGCCCGGCGTGCACGTCACCTGGGTGGCGGAGCCGATGCCGGCCGGCGTCCTGCGCGGTCACCCTGCCGTCGACCGTATCGTCGTATACGAAAAGAAGAAGGGAGTGCGCGGGCTCCTCGGGCTACGGGAGGCCCTGAAGGGAGGCGAGTTCGATCTGACGCTGAACCTCAACTACTACTTCAAGAGCATCTGGCCGGTGCTGCTGTCCCGAGCCCCGCGCCGCATCGGGTTCGACCGAGGACGAAGTCGCGACGGCACCTGGCTCGCGGTCAACGAACACCTCGCTCCGCGGCCGCGTAGCCACACGGTCGACATGTTCCTGGAGTTTCTCGATCACCTGGGGGTGCCGCGAAATCCGATCGAATGGCGCCTGGAGCTCACGTCCGAAGAACGTCGCGCGCAGGCCTCCTTCTTCGAGCGCTTCAACGGTGATCCGGTGGCGGCACTCGTCCCGGCAAGTGCCAACTCGCGCAAGGATTGGTTTCCCGACCGGTTCGCGCGGGTAGCAGAGGGTCTGCGTGAGGATTTCGGTTATCACGTGCTGCTGGTAGGCGGCCCCGGAGAGCGCGAGACGAACATCGCGCAGGAGATCGAGTCGACCGCCCGCACAGAGGTGGTGTGGGCGCTCGGGGATGGGGTCCGGCGTCTGGTCTGGCTCCTGGCGGGTAGCGACCTGGTGATCGCTCCCGACACCGGCCCCGTGCACATCGCCCGCGCGCTGGACGTACCGGTCATCGGACTGTACGGTCATACCAACCCCTGGCGCGTGGGGCCGTACCGTCGATTCGAGGACCTCTGGATCGACGAATACACGGATCCCGGTGAGGCGCCGGATCCCTCGCGCTTCGATCCGAAGCAGGAAAGGATGGAGCGCATCCGCCCCGAGGACGTTCTGGAGCGGGTGGAGCGCGCCCGCGAGCGCTACCCACGAACCGTGAAGCGCTGA
- the rfbB gene encoding dTDP-glucose 4,6-dehydratase, with amino-acid sequence MRLLVTGGMGFIGSNFIRLLLEERPAWEIWNLDALTYAGNPENLADVAPAAEQAGRYRFLHADIAQGDRLREILVGAEVDVVVNFAAESHVDRSIEGSAAFVRTNVAGTQELLDAARAAGVSRFVQISTDEVYGDLGPVDPPFTERSPLAPSSPYSATKAGADHLVLAYHRTHRMDVVITRCSNNYGPYQFPEKLIPLMIVNGMSGRKLPVYGRGENVRDWIHVEDHCRGVLVALERGRAGEVYNFGGASERRNIDVVRAIVRALGAPESLIEFVPDRPGHDRRYAIDFSKAAGELGWAPRFDFEQGLAATVEWYRENAAWWRHVQEGVYRKSAEMIAGWSAR; translated from the coding sequence GTGAGACTCCTGGTGACCGGAGGGATGGGCTTCATCGGCAGCAACTTCATCCGGTTGCTGCTCGAGGAGCGTCCTGCGTGGGAGATCTGGAACCTGGACGCCCTCACTTACGCGGGTAATCCGGAGAACCTCGCCGACGTGGCCCCGGCGGCGGAGCAGGCGGGGAGGTATCGGTTCCTGCACGCCGACATCGCGCAGGGGGATCGGTTGCGTGAGATCCTGGTTGGCGCGGAGGTGGACGTGGTGGTGAACTTCGCCGCGGAGAGCCACGTGGATCGCTCGATCGAGGGCTCAGCGGCCTTTGTCCGCACCAACGTGGCCGGAACCCAGGAGCTTCTCGACGCCGCCAGGGCGGCCGGTGTGTCGCGCTTCGTGCAGATCTCGACCGACGAGGTGTACGGGGATCTCGGTCCCGTCGACCCGCCCTTCACCGAGCGCTCGCCCCTGGCTCCGTCCTCCCCGTACAGCGCCACCAAGGCCGGGGCCGATCACCTCGTTCTGGCCTACCACCGGACCCACCGGATGGACGTGGTCATCACCCGCTGCTCCAACAACTACGGCCCGTACCAGTTCCCCGAGAAGCTGATTCCGCTCATGATCGTGAATGGGATGTCGGGCCGGAAGTTGCCGGTTTACGGGCGGGGGGAGAACGTGCGCGACTGGATCCACGTGGAGGATCACTGCCGCGGGGTGCTGGTGGCGCTGGAGCGCGGGCGCGCGGGGGAGGTCTACAACTTCGGAGGCGCGAGCGAGCGCAGGAACATCGATGTCGTGAGGGCGATCGTGCGGGCGCTGGGCGCCCCCGAATCGCTGATCGAGTTCGTGCCGGACCGGCCCGGTCACGATCGACGCTACGCGATCGATTTCAGTAAGGCGGCCGGCGAGCTCGGCTGGGCGCCGCGCTTCGACTTCGAGCAGGGGCTCGCCGCCACCGTCGAGTGGTATCGGGAGAACGCCGCATGGTGGCGGCATGTGCAGGAGGGAGTCTACCGGAAGAGCGCGGAGATGATCGCCGGCTGGAGTGCACGCTGA
- a CDS encoding DUF3108 domain-containing protein, translating to MSIQNAVRWLGAPGLALLLLGGTPEASRAWQSSAGPPRPAVVPFGTGERAEYQVKLGGVSVGSGSMEVVGLDTVRGHQTYHASLRVSGGLPLMRVDDRFDSWIDVEGLFSRRFKQNQRELSFRRNRTYEFFPEERRYERVNSDDRGQLPTNQPLDDVSFLYYARTLPLEVGDRYVLDRYFKADGNPVILEVLRKETVKVPAGTFNTVVVRPIIKTDGLFGEGGEAEVYFTDDPRRLMVQMRSKVPLVGSLSLHMTSYKPGEVLSRPGGY from the coding sequence ATGAGTATTCAGAATGCGGTTCGATGGCTCGGTGCACCGGGGCTCGCCTTGCTCCTGCTCGGCGGAACCCCCGAGGCGTCGCGCGCGTGGCAATCCAGCGCGGGACCGCCGCGCCCGGCGGTGGTGCCATTCGGCACCGGCGAGCGGGCTGAGTACCAGGTCAAGCTGGGCGGGGTCTCCGTCGGGAGCGGATCGATGGAGGTCGTCGGCCTCGACACCGTCCGTGGCCACCAGACCTATCATGCGAGCCTGCGGGTTTCGGGGGGCCTTCCCCTCATGCGCGTGGACGACCGCTTCGACTCCTGGATCGACGTGGAGGGGCTCTTCTCGCGCCGCTTCAAGCAGAATCAGCGCGAGCTGAGCTTCCGGCGCAACCGCACTTACGAGTTCTTCCCCGAGGAGCGGCGCTACGAGCGGGTGAATTCTGACGACCGGGGGCAGCTACCCACCAATCAACCCCTGGACGACGTCTCGTTCCTCTACTACGCGCGCACGCTGCCACTCGAGGTCGGCGACCGGTACGTGCTCGACCGCTACTTCAAGGCGGACGGCAATCCGGTCATCCTGGAGGTGCTGCGCAAGGAGACGGTGAAGGTACCCGCGGGCACCTTCAACACCGTGGTCGTACGGCCCATCATCAAGACCGACGGGCTTTTCGGCGAGGGGGGCGAAGCGGAGGTCTACTTCACCGACGATCCGCGTCGCCTGATGGTGCAGATGCGCAGCAAGGTCCCCCTGGTGGGCTCCCTCAGCCTGCACATGACCTCGTATAAGCCGGGGGAGGTGTTGAGCCGGCCGGGAGGGTATTGA
- a CDS encoding ABC transporter ATP-binding protein, with protein sequence MKLYLRILGFLKPHAGVFLASIVAMTIFAALDVSSFILLAPFLAVLFRSEAAATTPGVEVLQEGGGAIGDLIQWAVSDMVEQAPPMEALRNVVLLLFAVYLVKNVALYVQQYTVSVVQGRVTRDLRNAMYDHLLRLGFPYFQRTRTGQVISRVTVDVDQIRSLVTQNLAKAVSSFIQVVFLLTSLLLLSWKLTLVAALSLPPMVGLWARFRSRLRVGVLKVLDAVGELSSHVQETVSGIRLVKASGSEPWEARRFRALTQRHYKAFVRNERWRQFFPPATEMVIAVAVLALLWYGSYLVLEEESLTAEYFLLSLGFAMKLMAPAKFLGQFPSVVQPGLAAAERAFEIMDAPPEVLDRPGAHPVERFRDALHFEGVSFEYQPGEPVLRDIDLTIPAGEVVALVGASGAGKSTLVDLIPRFHDPTAGRVTVDGVDLRKVQLATWRAQLGIVTQETILFHDTVRANIAYGTENPSQEAVEAAARAAYAHDFIMEMPDGYDTVIGERGVRLSGGQRQRIAIARALFRNPPILILDEATSALDTESELLVQQAIEELVHNRTVVVIAHRLSTVRRADQIVVLEGGRIVERGTHDELLALEGVYHRLYRLQFAASEEQQPAETEVPGRH encoded by the coding sequence ATGAAGCTCTACCTCCGCATCCTGGGCTTTCTCAAGCCCCACGCCGGGGTCTTTCTGGCGTCGATCGTGGCGATGACCATCTTCGCCGCGCTCGACGTCTCCAGCTTCATCCTGCTGGCCCCCTTCCTGGCCGTGCTCTTCCGATCGGAGGCGGCGGCGACCACCCCGGGCGTGGAGGTGCTGCAGGAGGGCGGTGGGGCGATCGGGGACCTCATCCAGTGGGCGGTCTCGGACATGGTGGAGCAGGCGCCTCCAATGGAGGCACTGCGCAACGTGGTCCTGCTGCTCTTCGCCGTCTACCTCGTCAAGAACGTCGCGTTGTACGTGCAGCAGTACACGGTCTCGGTGGTGCAGGGACGGGTGACCCGCGACCTGCGCAACGCGATGTACGACCACCTGCTGCGCCTGGGCTTCCCCTACTTTCAGCGCACCCGCACGGGTCAGGTCATCTCGCGGGTCACCGTCGACGTCGACCAGATTCGCTCTCTGGTCACGCAGAACCTCGCCAAGGCGGTTTCGTCGTTCATCCAGGTCGTCTTTCTTCTGACGTCGCTCCTTCTGCTCTCCTGGAAACTGACTCTGGTGGCGGCGCTCTCGCTTCCCCCCATGGTCGGGCTGTGGGCGCGCTTCCGCTCGCGCTTGCGGGTCGGGGTGTTGAAGGTGCTGGACGCGGTGGGCGAGCTCTCCTCGCACGTGCAGGAGACAGTCTCGGGGATAAGGCTGGTGAAGGCGTCGGGTTCTGAGCCCTGGGAGGCGCGGCGATTCCGCGCGCTCACCCAGCGGCATTACAAGGCCTTCGTACGCAACGAACGGTGGCGGCAGTTCTTCCCGCCCGCCACCGAGATGGTGATCGCGGTCGCGGTGCTGGCGCTGCTCTGGTACGGCAGCTACCTCGTGCTCGAGGAGGAGTCGCTGACGGCGGAGTACTTCCTGCTCTCCCTGGGCTTCGCCATGAAGCTGATGGCGCCGGCCAAGTTCCTGGGGCAGTTCCCCTCCGTCGTGCAGCCCGGCCTTGCCGCCGCGGAGCGAGCCTTCGAGATCATGGACGCGCCCCCCGAGGTGCTGGACCGGCCGGGTGCGCACCCGGTCGAGCGCTTCCGCGATGCCCTGCATTTCGAAGGGGTTTCCTTCGAGTACCAGCCGGGAGAGCCGGTTCTGAGGGACATCGATCTCACCATTCCGGCGGGCGAAGTGGTTGCCCTGGTGGGCGCCAGTGGGGCGGGGAAGAGCACCCTGGTCGACCTGATTCCCCGCTTCCACGATCCCACTGCGGGGCGAGTGACCGTGGACGGCGTCGATCTGCGTAAGGTGCAGCTTGCGACGTGGCGGGCGCAGCTCGGGATCGTCACCCAGGAAACCATCCTGTTCCACGACACGGTGCGGGCGAACATCGCCTACGGGACCGAGAACCCTTCGCAGGAGGCGGTCGAGGCCGCGGCGCGGGCGGCGTACGCCCACGATTTCATCATGGAGATGCCGGACGGCTACGACACCGTGATCGGCGAGCGCGGGGTGCGGCTATCGGGCGGCCAGCGCCAGCGCATCGCCATCGCGCGGGCACTCTTCCGCAATCCGCCCATCCTGATCCTGGACGAGGCGACCAGTGCCCTGGACACGGAAAGCGAGCTGCTGGTGCAGCAGGCGATCGAGGAGCTGGTGCACAACCGCACCGTGGTGGTGATCGCCCACCGCCTCTCCACCGTGCGACGTGCCGACCAGATCGTCGTTCTGGAAGGGGGGCGGATCGTGGAGCGCGGGACGCACGACGAGTTGCTGGCGCTCGAGGGCGTGTACCACCGGCTGTACCGCTTGCAGTTTGCCGCCTCCGAGGAACAGCAGCCGGCAGAAACTGAGGTTCCCGGACGGCATTAA
- a CDS encoding asparagine synthase-related protein: protein MSDFLYSSRPRPQGELRTILNSFLESVSASIIEEHGPWGSLAVAACPHDVQPLVADENGITVLLGWPVLHGTAGFTAAPVLDPGRRKAVHELLLETRGATTAASRLDGPFATLTIDRTAAVADVLTDRMGFIPLFHASPKDDESALVLGSHVDAVAVASARVGDIDLVSAADFTVHSTITYPRTLYDGVVQFPPASARRWNRSGWESPEQTYWFPMEQPTRYAGRAARALRGAFRAAVQRGCEGREGVGLLLSGGEDSRAVLGAIPRSVRVDAFIFGDWENREFRIARRIAEIYGAHLHFGQRQADHYLAYELVAPMLGTQHRYTDVHGYGLHRSLRLDELPIVFDGYLSDSLLKANYAHRPKRRLVRRASPLEGERHPPIIANAAGLREDLLREVERRRDAHRDLIRRMRPFSAAEWLVLWPFSMRATGSNIHGSRRLFRSYEPYVSNEILEIAAAVPQLWKRERLLFHRAMRPFLAPSWFVPHGRSKYPYFGPIANVPLGLGVKWARMLRDRLAGERGRVQGPWPELSQLVATPAMHSRRSAMALEETPFAELFQPGLDPRKRQEAQSRWTPEQQLGFLQMVHLYHRTAA from the coding sequence ATGAGCGACTTCCTGTATTCCTCGCGTCCACGCCCCCAGGGCGAGCTGCGGACGATTCTGAACAGCTTCCTGGAGTCGGTGTCCGCCTCCATCATCGAGGAGCACGGCCCGTGGGGATCGCTGGCGGTGGCCGCGTGCCCGCACGACGTGCAGCCGCTGGTCGCCGATGAAAACGGGATTACCGTCCTGCTCGGCTGGCCGGTGCTTCATGGCACGGCCGGGTTCACTGCCGCCCCGGTGCTCGACCCGGGGCGCCGCAAGGCGGTGCATGAGCTCCTCCTGGAGACCCGCGGCGCCACGACCGCGGCATCCCGTCTCGACGGCCCCTTCGCCACCCTGACCATCGACAGGACTGCGGCCGTCGCGGACGTTCTCACCGATCGCATGGGGTTCATTCCCCTCTTCCACGCGTCGCCCAAAGACGACGAGAGCGCGCTGGTGCTGGGGTCGCATGTGGACGCGGTCGCCGTGGCCTCGGCCCGGGTCGGGGATATCGATCTGGTATCCGCCGCGGATTTCACGGTGCACTCCACCATCACCTACCCGCGCACGCTCTATGACGGGGTCGTGCAGTTCCCGCCCGCCTCCGCGCGGCGCTGGAATCGATCGGGATGGGAGAGCCCGGAGCAGACCTACTGGTTTCCGATGGAACAGCCGACCCGCTATGCCGGACGAGCAGCGCGTGCGCTGCGCGGCGCGTTCAGGGCCGCGGTCCAGCGCGGCTGTGAGGGCAGGGAGGGGGTTGGCCTGCTGCTGAGCGGGGGCGAGGATTCGCGCGCAGTGCTCGGCGCCATTCCGCGCTCGGTGCGGGTGGACGCCTTCATCTTCGGCGACTGGGAAAACCGCGAGTTCCGCATAGCCCGTCGGATCGCGGAGATCTACGGAGCGCACCTGCATTTCGGGCAGCGGCAAGCAGACCACTACCTGGCTTACGAGCTGGTGGCCCCCATGCTCGGCACGCAGCACCGCTACACCGACGTCCATGGGTACGGGCTGCATCGGTCGCTACGTCTCGACGAGCTGCCGATCGTCTTCGACGGCTACCTATCCGACTCGTTGCTGAAGGCGAACTACGCTCATCGGCCGAAGCGTCGGCTGGTCCGCCGAGCATCACCGCTCGAGGGCGAGCGGCACCCGCCGATCATCGCCAACGCCGCCGGCCTGCGGGAAGACCTGCTTCGCGAGGTGGAGCGCCGGCGGGACGCTCACCGCGATCTGATCCGCCGCATGCGCCCCTTCTCCGCGGCGGAGTGGCTTGTCCTCTGGCCCTTCAGCATGCGGGCGACCGGCTCCAACATTCACGGCAGTCGACGACTGTTCCGCAGCTACGAGCCGTACGTCAGCAACGAGATCCTGGAGATCGCCGCTGCGGTGCCGCAGTTGTGGAAGCGCGAGCGGCTGCTCTTTCATCGCGCCATGCGCCCGTTCCTTGCCCCGTCGTGGTTCGTACCACACGGCCGCTCGAAGTACCCGTACTTCGGCCCGATCGCCAACGTCCCGCTGGGGCTGGGCGTGAAGTGGGCGCGCATGCTCCGCGACCGGTTAGCCGGCGAGCGCGGCAGGGTCCAGGGCCCCTGGCCCGAGCTGTCGCAGCTCGTCGCCACTCCGGCCATGCACAGCCGACGCTCGGCCATGGCGCTCGAGGAGACGCCGTTTGCCGAGCTCTTCCAACCGGGGCTCGACCCCCGCAAGAGGCAGGAGGCGCAGAGCCGCTGGACGCCGGAACAGCAGCTCGGCTTCCTGCAGATGGTCCATCTCTACCACCGCACCGCGGCATGA
- a CDS encoding glycosyltransferase, with protein sequence MFVAAHNGARIWGGAELALARLLAGLQGRGHRVLLYCNRPVVAEGAARMGVPSRIAHIGGDVAIFDAVRFGLHLRNAPPDVLIVGTYKKLFHAVLAARIGHIPRVVARVGLESDVPRAWKYRYALRHGVDLVVVTAERMRGPFVDLLGEDSGRVTVIPNAAPSPPELPSRAAARAELGLPPAAPLIGVVARLASQKRLDRFLRALSRLSPEVHGVIAGDGPERAALEQLSRDLGLGGRVHFLGHREHPWPVYAALDLMVISSDREGMSNAMLEAIAAGVPVLSTPVSGAADALHAEPDGRRPGVVLETFSEEELATVLHEVISSPTRLAEMREAACARARSEFNFDLLLDRWEAALTGGMNPSGSMLTR encoded by the coding sequence ATGTTCGTCGCGGCGCACAACGGTGCCCGCATCTGGGGGGGCGCGGAGCTCGCGCTCGCGCGTCTGCTCGCGGGCCTGCAGGGCCGTGGGCACCGGGTGCTGCTCTACTGCAACCGGCCGGTCGTTGCCGAAGGAGCAGCGCGCATGGGCGTGCCTTCCCGCATCGCGCACATCGGAGGCGACGTCGCCATCTTCGACGCCGTGCGTTTCGGTCTCCACCTGCGCAACGCGCCGCCGGACGTGCTGATCGTGGGGACGTACAAGAAGCTGTTTCACGCCGTTCTCGCGGCGCGGATCGGGCACATTCCGCGTGTGGTCGCGCGCGTGGGGCTCGAGAGCGACGTCCCGCGAGCGTGGAAGTATCGCTATGCCCTCCGCCACGGTGTGGATCTCGTGGTGGTGACCGCTGAACGGATGCGCGGGCCCTTCGTAGACCTGCTCGGAGAGGATTCCGGACGGGTGACGGTGATCCCGAACGCAGCACCGTCGCCGCCTGAGCTGCCGTCGCGGGCCGCCGCGCGGGCTGAGCTGGGCCTTCCACCCGCCGCCCCGCTGATTGGAGTGGTGGCGAGGCTGGCCAGTCAGAAGCGCCTCGATCGGTTTCTGCGCGCGCTGTCGCGCCTTTCTCCCGAGGTGCACGGGGTCATTGCGGGCGATGGTCCGGAGCGGGCCGCGCTCGAGCAGCTCTCCCGTGACCTCGGCCTCGGCGGCCGGGTCCACTTCCTCGGGCATCGCGAACATCCCTGGCCGGTGTACGCCGCCCTCGACCTGATGGTGATCTCATCGGATCGCGAGGGAATGAGCAACGCCATGCTGGAGGCGATCGCCGCCGGTGTTCCCGTCCTCAGCACACCCGTCAGCGGGGCGGCTGACGCCCTCCACGCCGAGCCGGACGGCCGCCGCCCCGGCGTGGTGCTGGAAACCTTCTCCGAGGAGGAGCTCGCAACCGTTCTCCACGAAGTGATCTCCTCGCCTACCAGGCTGGCAGAAATGCGTGAGGCGGCCTGCGCCCGCGCCCGTTCCGAGTTCAATTTCGACCTCCTGCTGGACCGCTGGGAGGCGGCCCTCACCGGCGGAATGAATCCCAGCGGTTCCATGCTCACGCGATGA
- a CDS encoding glycosyltransferase family 2 protein: MIYICIPAYNEAATIGVLLWKIRQVMSEFRRDYELLVLNDFSTDSTEDVLAPYLRVLPLSVLRSDQRLGYAASVERLIREAVGRASHPRRDVVVTLQADFSDPPEEIPALVKRIEGGADVVEATSGVVPSTAPRVLKWVRRTLPWILRRADLPEGARDPVSGFRAYRVAVLKKALAERNGDPLLSREGWAANVELLLAVAPYARRVDGAEIADRQPRRLRETRFRAWDTLVQVWGVARSRKTPPSSVTGVDAAG, translated from the coding sequence TTGATCTATATCTGCATACCGGCCTACAACGAGGCGGCCACCATCGGGGTGTTGTTGTGGAAGATCCGACAGGTGATGAGCGAGTTCCGGCGGGATTACGAGCTCCTCGTCTTGAACGATTTTTCCACCGATTCGACCGAAGATGTGCTGGCGCCCTATCTCCGGGTCCTGCCGCTCAGCGTTCTGCGCAGCGATCAGCGGCTCGGCTACGCGGCCTCGGTCGAGCGATTGATTCGCGAGGCGGTCGGCCGCGCTTCACACCCGCGGCGTGACGTCGTCGTCACGCTGCAGGCGGATTTCAGCGATCCCCCCGAGGAGATTCCGGCCCTGGTCAAGCGCATCGAGGGCGGTGCGGACGTGGTCGAGGCGACCTCGGGTGTGGTCCCGTCCACGGCCCCGCGCGTTCTCAAGTGGGTGCGCAGGACGCTACCGTGGATCCTTCGTCGCGCGGATCTCCCGGAAGGGGCACGCGATCCGGTTTCCGGGTTTCGTGCCTACCGCGTGGCGGTGCTCAAGAAAGCCCTCGCCGAACGGAACGGAGATCCGCTCCTCTCGCGGGAGGGGTGGGCTGCCAACGTGGAGCTGCTGCTCGCGGTGGCGCCATACGCCCGCCGGGTGGATGGCGCGGAGATCGCTGACCGGCAGCCTCGGCGGTTGCGCGAGACGCGCTTCCGTGCCTGGGACACGTTGGTGCAGGTCTGGGGAGTCGCGCGCAGCAGAAAGACTCCGCCTTCCTCCGTCACCGGCGTCGACGCAGCGGGATGA
- a CDS encoding lysophospholipid acyltransferase family protein → MARPTVQDRVEYLLARALEGGITHLPPGAADSVGRAIGRLVRQPLGIRRKTVLENLRIAFPEADEEWIERVARQAYEHLGREVVTMIRLSRMSREEVLALTDVPTWPEVQAALAEGKGALLVTGHYGNWEVAAASVAARGVPISAIVKPQRNRLVDRMVQEARARLGIGTITMRKAARQVPRLLEKGGVVGIVADQDARGKGVWVPFFGRPASTFRGPAQFALKFGAAVFASIARRLPDGRYRVEGTRLPLLRTGDQEADEWRLTALLAEHLEAEIRKDPGQYFWFHKRWKTPPPPEL, encoded by the coding sequence ATGGCGCGACCTACAGTTCAGGATCGGGTGGAGTATCTCCTGGCGCGAGCACTGGAGGGCGGCATCACCCACCTGCCGCCCGGCGCGGCCGATTCGGTAGGCAGGGCGATCGGGCGGCTGGTGCGGCAGCCGTTGGGAATCCGGCGGAAGACGGTCCTCGAGAACCTGCGGATTGCCTTTCCGGAGGCCGACGAGGAGTGGATCGAGCGGGTGGCGCGCCAGGCCTACGAGCACCTGGGGCGGGAAGTGGTGACCATGATCCGGCTCTCGCGCATGAGCCGCGAGGAGGTGCTCGCCCTCACCGACGTTCCTACCTGGCCGGAGGTCCAGGCGGCCTTGGCCGAGGGGAAAGGCGCGCTGTTGGTCACCGGGCATTATGGGAACTGGGAGGTGGCGGCGGCGTCGGTGGCGGCGCGCGGTGTGCCGATCTCCGCGATCGTGAAGCCGCAGCGCAATCGCCTGGTCGACCGGATGGTGCAGGAGGCGCGGGCTCGCTTGGGGATCGGGACCATCACGATGCGCAAGGCGGCGCGGCAGGTGCCGAGGTTGCTGGAGAAAGGAGGGGTGGTGGGAATCGTCGCCGACCAGGACGCCCGGGGAAAGGGTGTGTGGGTGCCGTTCTTCGGGAGACCGGCTTCCACGTTTCGCGGTCCCGCTCAGTTCGCGTTGAAGTTCGGCGCGGCCGTCTTCGCCTCGATCGCCCGACGTCTCCCCGACGGCCGCTACCGGGTGGAGGGGACCCGGCTTCCCCTGCTGCGGACGGGAGACCAGGAGGCGGATGAATGGCGTTTGACGGCCCTTCTTGCGGAGCATCTGGAGGCGGAGATCCGCAAGGATCCAGGCCAGTATTTCTGGTTCCACAAGCGCTGGAAGACTCCTCCGCCTCCGGAACTTTGA